ccctcagcctctggaatagccgGGATTagaggcaggcgccaccacacctggctaacttaactttttttttttttttttttttagtagagatgaggtttcaccatgttggccaggctggtctgaaactcctgacctcaggtgatctccctgcctcggtctcccaaagtgctgggattacatgcgtgagccgcCGCTCCCAGCCAATTTTTGGCCAAAGTTTCTAAAATGAAGTTTAAGAATAAAtgcccggctgggcgcggtggctcatgcctgtaaccccagcactttgtgaggccgaggctggcggatcacgagggcaggagatcgagaccatcctggctaacacagtgaaactccgtctctactaaaaacacaaaaaattagccgggcgtggtggcgagcgcctatagtcccagctactcaggaggctgagacaggagaatggcgtgaacccgggaggctgagcttgcagtgagccgaaatcgcgctgctgcactccagcctgggcgacagagcgagactctgtctcaaaaaaagtaaataaataaaataaaacaaaataaataagtgccctatttttatagaactataattctagcgtttcttttctttttttttttttttttgagacggagttgcgcTCTTgttgcagaggctggagtgcaatggtgcgatctcggctcactgaaacctccacctcctgggttcaagcgattcccctgcctcagcttcccgagtagctgggattacaggcacgtgccaccacgcccggctaattttgtatttttagtggagacagggtttcagcatgttggtcaggtcagtctggtctcgaactcctgacctcaggtgatccgccctcctaggcctcccaaagcgctgcgattacaggtgtgagccacagtgcgcAGCCCGCGTTTCCCTGTTTGTAGCACTTATTATCTTATGGATTTATTTGTTTGCATGTCTGTTGTTGATCTCCCTGACTAGAATACCCTTACTAGGTAatcagtaaatatataaaaatatttgttgaaggaatgagAAATGCCTCTTGGGCTTCTAGTTTAGACTGGCTAAAGGCACTGAGATGGGAAGTGGCGAGTAGGAAGAGATTGTTCTCCTGGGAGATGGGCCGGGAGGTTCCTTGAGGAGGGGACTTGACTGAGCAATTAAATAACTTTCAGATCTGCAGGGACCTGCGCTGAGGCCCAAAGGTCATGAGGTCGCCGATGATAAGAGCTTCTTGGACTGTAGCTGGGCAATATCGGAGGCCCAGCATCTCCAAGAGATAAAGAAATCCGAGTTGAGTTTCCCTTCCAGCCGGCTCCAAGCCTCCCAGAGACGCAGGGACTGTCCCATTCCCTTCGTTCACTCCCACTCTTTCCAGCCACCTTGCTCTGCTCTTATCCCCATGCTAGTTTAAGGACGCTGGCCATTTTTTGCACTCTGCAAATCCCTCACCAAACTGAGCAAAGTAGTCTGAGAGAAATCAGTCTTCCTCAAGGAAGGTTCAGGCCTGGGGTCCTCAGACAACCAGGGGCTCCGTGACAATCTGTGACTGCCGAGCAGTCCGGCAACACAGGCCTCTCCAGGTTCGGGTCCCTTGTTTCTCAGGCCCAGCTTGGTGGGAAGCTAAAGGCATgcggaggaggggaaggggagcggGTCTGAGTCTTCGGCATGGCGGGGAACTCAGCCCGGCGTGGCAGTGGCAGCGGTGTCAAGTGATCTACAACTGGGCAGTGTAGCTGGGGCTGGGGGCCGCTCCCGGCGTGGGCAACCGCGGAAGCAGCGGTGTCCCCAAGCTAGGCCAGGGCGGATTTCCGTTCGTCGGCCCTGCGTGGGCACATCGGGCGCTGCGGGGCTGTGCCACCCCGCACCCTCTGAGGAACAAAGGGCCTGGCTGCGCGCCGGTACCCAGTCGTTAGGTTAGAAGCGCCTTGGGGTGCCCCTGACCTGCGCTGACCCTGAGAGACCCGCAGCAGCTGGAGAATGTACTGCTCTCGCGAGGTTTCCGAGAACGCGGCGCCGCGCCCGCGTACGCGGTTACCAAGGCAACTGGGCGGAGCCTGAGCGGGCGGGAAGGTGGCGTCCGTCTAGATTTGTCTGCTTGCGTGGAGACTTCAGGAGTCGCTGTCTCTGAACTTCCAGCCTCAGAGACCACCGCCGTTGTCCCCGAGGGCCATGGGCCGGGTTTCAGGGCTCGTGCCCTCTCGCTTCCTGACGCTCCTGGCGCATCTGGTGGTCGTCATCACCTTATTCTGGTCCCGGGTAAGACCCACGGCTGCACTCTGTCCGCCCCCATTCCCATCTCGGAGTGGTCCTAGTCCCACCCTGCCCCCTGCCAGTGTCTTACCCACTTGGGTTTTCTTGTTTCCCGCCGtccccaggcctgccttgcagCCCGCCCCTTTTTCActtctcttcctctctgcccTGCTTCCAGGACAGCAACAtacaggcctgcctgcctctcaggttcacccCCGAGGAGTATGACAAGCAGGACGTTCAGTGAGCTCTTGGGACGGGGTGGCCAGAACGAAGAGGTGGTGGGAGTGGAGGGGTCTTAGAAGAACTCCAAAGGCCTGGGCCAGTCCACTTCCTCTCTGCAGGCTGGTAGCTGCGCTCTCTGTCACCCTGGGTCTCTTTGCAGTGGAGCTGGCCGGTTTCCTCTCAGGAGTCTCCATGTTCAACAGCACCCAGAGCCTCATCTGTATCCTTTCTGCCTGCCCGCCTTTCCCACACGACCCATTTCTATCAGGACTCCCTTCAGCCACCTGACACAATAGTGTCTGCTGTAGCCAGTCCCTCCAGTTCAAAGATCTTCAACCATGAGCTAAATCCTGCTGTTTACTAGGCACTTAAAATCCCCAAATGAGAGTAAAATAcagtttttggccaggcacgttggttcacgtctgtaatcccagtactgtgggaggcgcAGGCAggaggcaacatagtgaggccccatgtctacaaaaataatagtaataataaaaacccCACCGTTTCTTTTTACCATGAGGAGGAGGTAGATACAAATCTGTAATTCAGTGTGATAAGCACTGTGCTATAGAAGTGTGTGAAGATAGAAAGCACGGGCaagggcgcgatggctcacgcctgtaatctcagcactttgggaggccaaggcaggtggatcacctgaggtcaggagttcgagaccagcctgaccaacatggtgaaacccccgtctctactaaaaatacaaaaattagcctggcatggcggcgcactcctgtaatcccagctactcaggaggctgaggaaggagaattgcttgaacccaggaggcagaggttgcagtgagctgagatcgtgccactgcactccagcctgggcgacagaggaagactccgtcaaaaaacaaacaaaagatataaAGCACAGTGGGAATTCAGAAGAGGCAACAGAAGCGAGGCACATGGGTCAGAGTATTGTGGACCAGGAGGACCAGGACACTGGAGGCTGATTCCAGCGCATATCAAGTCGCTGTCAGCACTCCTGTGTGGCATAGCAGAAGGAGAGCCTACTCTTACCTCTCATCTGAAGGATCCAGGCTGGCCCATAGACATGGGGTAGGGTAGCCTGAGGTCCCATCTGTAGTCACTTCTGGTCTCTCCTCACATGACTGTCCTAAAATTCAGAAGTCAGGGCTGCTGACTCTAGCCCTTGCAACATGGTGAGGGAGCAAGGGATGAACCTGAATGCAGATGCCAACCCCACCACTGGCCTTTTCTGCCCCATCACTGTCTGTCGATCCAAAGACTTTCCTTAACTGTGGTGCCTTCCCAAGCCATTGGGGCTCACTGTAGTGCATCCGTGGCCCTGTCCTTCTTCATGTTCGAGCGTTGGGAGTGCACTACGTATTGGTACATTTTTGTCTTctgcaggtgtggtggcatccaATATTTGGGGATGAGGGAGGAAGGTTGACCCTAAACCTGAAGGTTTTTCCCCTACCCAGCCCTTTCCTCCATGTGTGAGATACCAGATCCACTCAACATCCTGTAGTCTTTTG
The sequence above is drawn from the Symphalangus syndactylus isolate Jambi chromosome 20, NHGRI_mSymSyn1-v2.1_pri, whole genome shotgun sequence genome and encodes:
- the TMEM107 gene encoding transmembrane protein 107 isoform X6; translated protein: MGRVSGLVPSRFLTLLAHLVVVITLFWSRDSNIQACLPLRFTPEEYDKQDVHPLPLCRLVAALSVTLGLFAVELAGFLSGVSMFNSTQSLISIGAHCSASVALSFFMFERWECTTYWKPF
- the TMEM107 gene encoding transmembrane protein 107 isoform X4, producing MGRVSGLVPSRFLTLLAHLVVVITLFWSRDSNIQACLPLRFTPEEYDKQDVQLVAALSVTLGLFAVELAGFLSGVSMFNSTQSLISIGAHCSASVALSFFMFERWECTTYCALPAVTEMALFVTVFGLKRKPF
- the TMEM107 gene encoding transmembrane protein 107 isoform X7, which translates into the protein MGRVSGLVPSRFLTLLAHLVVVITLFWSRDSNIQACLPLRFTPEEYDKQDVHALPAVTEMALFVTVFGLKRKPF
- the TMEM107 gene encoding transmembrane protein 107 isoform X5 translates to MGRVSGLVPSRFLTLLAHLVVVITLFWSRDSNIQACLPLRFTPEEYDKQDVHPLPLCRLVAALSVTLGLFAVELAGFLSGVSMFNSTQSLISIGAHCSASVALSFFMFERWECTTYWYIFVFCRKPF
- the TMEM107 gene encoding transmembrane protein 107 isoform X2, which gives rise to MGRVSGLVPSRFLTLLAHLVVVITLFWSRDSNIQACLPLRFTPEEYDKQDVQLVAALSVTLGLFAVELAGFLSGVSMFNSTQSLISIGAHCSASVALSFFMFERWECTTYWYIFVFCSALPAVTEMALFVTVFGLKRKPF
- the TMEM107 gene encoding transmembrane protein 107 isoform X1, which translates into the protein MGRVSGLVPSRFLTLLAHLVVVITLFWSRDSNIQACLPLRFTPEEYDKQDVHPLPLCRLVAALSVTLGLFAVELAGFLSGVSMFNSTQSLISIGAHCSASVALSFFMFERWECTTYWYIFVFCSALPAVTEMALFVTVFGLKRKPF
- the TMEM107 gene encoding transmembrane protein 107 isoform X3 — encoded protein: MGRVSGLVPSRFLTLLAHLVVVITLFWSRDSNIQACLPLRFTPEEYDKQDVHPLPLCRLVAALSVTLGLFAVELAGFLSGVSMFNSTQSLISIGAHCSASVALSFFMFERWECTTYCALPAVTEMALFVTVFGLKRKPF